In the Natronobacterium texcoconense genome, one interval contains:
- a CDS encoding DEAD/DEAH box helicase: MSSTDDTDNSHLTGVAEMWDALKTADEAEQVEQQVLRWTDNECKEQINAGNYDATVSLSDLYDRFYRFFVQGDTDAGTGTPVDITHAFPAELTNAVASKLLFQRVIDQLVERDALLYVYDKQRVRSRAAEVTRYFALLRQRFDDESDFEHAPSLTKMVKMDIQSREKPKWGEDGINLSDEIRDILDTIRTADPAPELVASADTGSWRDATHQALELIYELCHRREMTGLAAFQGRALDRLYRQAVTTEAQDTSHVVTASTGGGKTEAFLFPILAYTFTTAHPDIQLDGVEAVLAYPRKDLCDNQFERIVEYLYDLKQIIADNDTPFDSLPVTVALQHSGAENTEIDCPVDDCDGRISTDSMECSKDPAHSLDFARADKGATADIIVITPDTLHRRLMDHRGHSQFWKHSSPPKFVVLDEVHVYTNQYGMHVANVMRRFKAALKAVDDQQEPSLVASSATISNAAPFTKKIFGTPHAEEITPCKGTDCDGDHYKNHCDENEIEEIGWEYLVFVKATDPREVQVPQGEAKYLPRRDWDEDDYVETNVTNLSSMIQVAFSMYHTILKERPDDGPMKNKILGFVDSIDSVKRLGDYIHDAESDRGVSAQALFTLRAPDAFLREEGEDGTNPDCPKHQFRSNAADHERAVCEPLPPNAQLNPCPVYEAGECWWTMTDDLDLEPMDVYMHKSGRTETPDGRPANDDAWDMMVTTSALEVGFDHPGIVGTFQYRAPMNIPGFVQRKGRGGRDPEDQPISVVVLGSRPEDAFYFHHENLLSDPDPRYLQINLDEENEFVRTEHLVSAIFDYLNITDHDTADEIYRRLDIETLDDKLQNTDEIESWLHRAFPAVDDDLITEVVDEIQRYVARTQAPLTPAAVGGDMQQFWEAARIPRGTKQSDLESQLDDLKFKRRLLQELEDNNLNIQTDE, encoded by the coding sequence ATGAGTAGCACCGACGACACGGACAATTCCCACCTCACCGGCGTGGCCGAGATGTGGGACGCGCTCAAAACCGCGGACGAAGCCGAACAGGTCGAGCAACAGGTACTCCGATGGACCGATAACGAATGTAAAGAGCAGATCAACGCCGGGAACTATGACGCCACCGTCTCGCTCTCCGATCTGTACGACCGGTTCTATCGGTTTTTCGTCCAGGGCGACACAGATGCCGGTACCGGAACCCCCGTCGACATCACACACGCCTTCCCGGCCGAACTCACCAACGCCGTCGCAAGCAAACTCCTGTTCCAGCGTGTCATCGACCAGCTCGTCGAACGGGACGCACTACTCTACGTGTACGACAAGCAACGCGTCCGAAGCCGGGCAGCCGAAGTCACCCGGTATTTCGCCCTCCTCCGACAGCGATTCGACGACGAAAGCGATTTCGAACACGCCCCTAGCCTCACCAAGATGGTGAAGATGGACATCCAGTCCCGGGAGAAACCAAAATGGGGCGAAGACGGGATCAATCTCAGCGACGAGATCCGGGATATCCTCGACACGATCCGCACCGCCGATCCCGCCCCCGAACTGGTGGCAAGCGCCGACACCGGGTCATGGCGAGACGCGACACATCAAGCGCTCGAACTCATCTACGAACTCTGCCACCGCCGAGAGATGACCGGACTGGCCGCCTTCCAGGGCCGAGCACTCGACCGACTGTACCGCCAGGCCGTCACTACCGAAGCACAAGACACGTCCCACGTCGTCACCGCCAGCACCGGCGGCGGCAAAACCGAGGCCTTCCTGTTCCCCATACTCGCGTACACGTTCACCACCGCCCATCCCGACATCCAACTTGACGGCGTGGAAGCGGTCCTCGCCTACCCCCGGAAAGACCTCTGTGACAACCAGTTCGAACGGATTGTCGAATACCTGTACGACCTCAAGCAGATCATCGCAGACAACGACACCCCGTTCGACTCGCTGCCCGTCACCGTCGCACTCCAGCACAGCGGCGCGGAGAACACGGAAATCGACTGCCCAGTCGATGACTGCGACGGCCGGATCTCGACCGACAGCATGGAGTGCAGCAAAGACCCGGCCCACAGCCTTGACTTCGCACGGGCCGACAAAGGCGCAACCGCCGACATCATCGTCATCACACCGGACACCCTCCACCGCCGCCTGATGGACCACCGCGGCCACAGCCAGTTCTGGAAACACAGTTCACCACCAAAGTTCGTCGTCCTCGACGAGGTCCACGTCTACACCAACCAGTACGGCATGCACGTCGCCAACGTGATGCGCCGGTTCAAGGCCGCACTCAAAGCCGTTGACGACCAACAGGAACCCAGCCTCGTCGCCTCCAGCGCGACCATCTCCAACGCTGCACCGTTCACCAAGAAAATCTTCGGGACACCGCACGCGGAGGAGATTACGCCCTGCAAAGGAACGGACTGTGACGGCGACCACTACAAAAATCATTGCGACGAAAACGAGATCGAAGAGATCGGCTGGGAATACCTCGTGTTCGTCAAAGCGACCGATCCCCGGGAGGTCCAGGTCCCGCAGGGAGAGGCAAAATACCTGCCCCGCCGCGACTGGGACGAAGACGACTACGTGGAAACAAACGTCACCAACCTCTCCTCGATGATCCAGGTCGCGTTCTCGATGTATCACACCATCCTGAAAGAGCGGCCAGACGACGGTCCGATGAAGAACAAGATCTTGGGATTCGTGGACTCCATCGACTCCGTCAAACGGCTCGGAGACTACATCCACGACGCAGAAAGCGACCGCGGCGTCTCTGCCCAAGCACTGTTCACACTCCGCGCACCGGACGCATTCCTCCGAGAAGAAGGCGAAGACGGAACGAACCCCGACTGCCCAAAACACCAGTTCCGCTCGAATGCAGCCGACCACGAACGTGCTGTTTGCGAGCCCCTCCCACCGAACGCACAGCTCAATCCCTGCCCCGTGTACGAGGCCGGAGAATGCTGGTGGACGATGACCGACGACCTGGACCTCGAACCGATGGACGTCTACATGCACAAAAGCGGCCGGACCGAAACACCGGACGGACGCCCGGCCAACGACGACGCGTGGGACATGATGGTCACAACCAGCGCCCTGGAAGTCGGATTCGATCACCCCGGCATCGTCGGCACGTTCCAGTACCGGGCACCGATGAACATTCCCGGCTTCGTCCAGCGAAAAGGCCGGGGCGGCCGCGACCCCGAAGACCAACCGATCTCCGTCGTCGTCCTCGGCTCCCGACCCGAAGACGCGTTCTACTTCCATCACGAAAACCTGCTCAGCGATCCTGACCCCCGCTACCTCCAGATTAATCTCGACGAAGAGAACGAGTTCGTCCGCACCGAGCACCTCGTCTCCGCGATCTTCGACTACCTGAACATTACCGACCACGATACGGCAGACGAAATCTACCGCCGACTGGACATCGAGACACTCGACGACAAACTACAGAACACCGACGAGATCGAATCATGGCTCCACCGAGCGTTCCCTGCCGTAGACGACGATCTCATTACAGAAGTCGTCGACGAGATACAGCGCTACGTTGCCCGGACCCAGGCACCGCTCACCCCTGCAGCCGTCGGCGGCGACATGCAGCAGTTCTGGGAAGCAGCCCGAATCCCTCGCGGCACCAAACAATCCGACCTCGAGTCCCAGCTCGACGACCTCAAATTCAAACGCCGACTGCTCCAGGAACTCGAAGACAACAATCTCAACATCCAGACCGATGAGTGA
- a CDS encoding PD-(D/E)XK nuclease family protein: MIHTLPAVVDDTDHHGEEVTVRCTVHDGPQMGNRGGQKTMYEIDVSGCQFDGPAFLSCWHESPVWTDAFGATPEYVHDTLDNVPLQHGETVIARGVPNEHNDTWYFNVTSILIRDPETPIGKSEMRSANECPRIYNLKYEKQVFSPGRYDLSPGSVKGRIVHSLLEYAIDNPDYRDNFEHGWTEAEMDACFEDVLDSEYAVDLALCRLAWISPNDIKEHAWNAIEPLLTDDTFTDTINEAESVNTEVALSSSLGFNGRVDLVIDGTPYDLKTSYQPTDAQRNHHRFQLRIYLLALALETLEPGERLMDRIEDGVEGVLVYPNLADADGVELERVELRKHDLQAIMEMRNDAAVLRGGFGTPTTYGRDCTGCMFKEPTAISGDTDEQLPAPCQFYCQSERRWDCFETDEDGDIITQCPLFDECDQRLEFRNPAVTDHYNRLRTALNEERDARHALGTELEHLSRDSLIQAGLLLPQLELHTVEGQRRLRFTTDQPVVPAFRPGDKIRLYHADTEYYQTATYYGHDGEEIVFELDGQPNVAFLNPQATFEARRTVSTDTFPRDLLSQLDYAQRAEVTPLLETTGDAGDALAELSPEEPEQVATYLDNKELYIDVPVRRDRSELIADLVHHVTATQLQKPGGDGAIPQDDQRVLVLSGVPEITDTIDACIGDRDGVIRMDGFADATADAITPDMDGHTIYTSLDTADVVLSSTRYALADHVFHAMRTGDSDARPHSDRFFDSVVLVGAEPLTEPQFHFLRVLGDRIVAIGDTRRPGPQMVSGDARTSRLNESYFNRLYRRFANVENDDSQSLVVPAELPEPIADAFTGIDVTTTRIPGSVDFVDATGNTETALTETTHEYRVTCQDTNMDARFLRLEPAEEVDALQISHALDDLRTLDAGALTIQNEYTIQDIRFTVLTNNPIDGDTHQIEVNVPLRATPFLNRLLTHNPDEAATVAEICREQDPDVVVTPFAAHANTIRDCLGDESIPVRLPHELTGDYHESAVVSLGVSDPERIVSAPVSDIETLYTVLTAAKHCTIVGNRDTLERNSVLKALLPVTTA, translated from the coding sequence ATGATCCATACACTACCAGCAGTGGTCGACGACACAGACCACCACGGCGAAGAGGTCACTGTTCGATGCACCGTCCATGACGGCCCACAAATGGGGAACCGTGGCGGCCAGAAAACGATGTACGAAATCGATGTCAGTGGCTGCCAGTTCGACGGACCAGCATTCCTCTCCTGCTGGCACGAATCCCCGGTGTGGACCGACGCGTTCGGTGCTACCCCGGAATACGTCCACGACACGCTCGACAACGTTCCCCTACAGCACGGCGAAACGGTTATCGCACGGGGTGTCCCGAACGAGCACAACGACACATGGTACTTCAACGTTACATCCATCCTCATTCGCGATCCCGAGACACCGATCGGGAAAAGCGAGATGCGGTCCGCGAACGAATGTCCTCGCATCTACAACCTGAAATATGAAAAACAGGTCTTCTCTCCCGGTCGTTACGATCTTTCACCCGGTTCCGTCAAAGGCCGTATCGTTCACAGTCTCCTCGAGTACGCCATTGACAACCCGGACTACCGCGACAACTTTGAACACGGCTGGACAGAAGCAGAGATGGATGCGTGTTTCGAGGATGTTCTCGATTCCGAATATGCCGTCGACCTTGCACTCTGTCGGTTGGCCTGGATCAGTCCGAACGACATCAAAGAGCACGCTTGGAACGCCATCGAACCACTTCTGACAGACGATACCTTCACGGACACCATTAACGAGGCGGAATCGGTAAACACAGAGGTTGCACTGTCTTCATCGCTCGGGTTCAACGGCCGGGTCGATCTCGTGATTGATGGGACCCCGTACGATTTGAAGACGAGTTACCAGCCGACCGACGCACAGCGCAACCATCACCGGTTCCAGCTCCGGATCTACCTGCTCGCACTCGCGCTGGAAACGCTCGAACCCGGTGAACGGCTCATGGACCGGATTGAGGACGGGGTCGAAGGTGTTCTGGTCTATCCGAACCTCGCCGATGCAGACGGCGTGGAACTCGAGCGGGTCGAACTTCGGAAACACGACCTGCAGGCCATCATGGAGATGCGGAACGATGCAGCCGTTCTCCGGGGCGGATTCGGTACCCCGACCACCTACGGTCGTGACTGCACCGGTTGCATGTTCAAAGAGCCCACAGCGATCAGTGGTGATACCGACGAGCAACTGCCGGCACCGTGTCAGTTCTACTGTCAATCCGAACGGCGGTGGGACTGTTTCGAAACCGACGAAGACGGAGACATCATCACCCAGTGTCCTCTCTTCGACGAATGTGACCAGCGTCTCGAGTTCCGTAACCCGGCGGTAACCGATCACTACAACCGGCTACGGACCGCCCTGAACGAAGAACGAGACGCACGCCACGCACTCGGCACGGAACTTGAGCACCTGAGCCGTGATAGTTTAATCCAGGCCGGACTGCTCCTCCCACAACTGGAACTCCACACGGTCGAAGGACAGCGACGGCTCCGGTTCACAACCGATCAGCCTGTCGTCCCGGCGTTTCGCCCCGGGGACAAGATCCGGCTCTACCATGCCGATACCGAGTACTACCAGACAGCCACGTACTACGGCCACGACGGTGAAGAAATCGTATTCGAACTTGACGGGCAACCGAACGTAGCCTTCCTCAACCCACAGGCAACATTTGAGGCACGGCGGACGGTCTCCACCGACACGTTCCCACGCGACTTGCTCAGCCAACTCGATTACGCACAACGCGCAGAGGTCACGCCTCTACTGGAGACCACCGGAGACGCCGGCGACGCGCTCGCGGAACTCTCACCGGAAGAACCCGAGCAGGTGGCCACCTATCTCGATAACAAGGAACTCTATATCGACGTCCCGGTCCGTCGAGATCGGTCTGAACTCATCGCGGACCTCGTGCACCACGTGACGGCCACCCAACTCCAGAAACCCGGTGGAGACGGGGCCATTCCTCAGGACGACCAGCGTGTTCTGGTCCTGAGCGGGGTGCCAGAAATCACCGATACGATCGATGCCTGCATCGGTGACCGCGACGGCGTGATCCGGATGGACGGATTCGCCGATGCAACCGCAGACGCCATCACGCCGGATATGGACGGACACACTATTTATACGTCGCTTGACACCGCCGATGTCGTCCTCTCATCAACCCGGTACGCTCTCGCAGATCATGTCTTCCACGCCATGCGAACCGGTGATTCCGATGCACGCCCGCATTCTGACCGGTTCTTCGACTCCGTGGTACTCGTCGGTGCCGAGCCACTGACCGAGCCCCAGTTCCACTTCCTGCGGGTCCTCGGTGACCGCATAGTGGCAATCGGCGACACCCGCCGCCCCGGACCCCAGATGGTCAGCGGCGATGCACGGACATCACGATTGAACGAGAGCTACTTCAACCGTCTGTACCGCCGGTTCGCGAACGTGGAAAACGACGACAGCCAAAGTCTCGTGGTCCCGGCCGAGCTCCCAGAGCCAATCGCCGACGCATTCACCGGGATCGATGTCACAACAACTCGTATCCCCGGATCGGTCGACTTCGTGGACGCAACCGGGAACACGGAAACCGCACTCACGGAAACGACCCACGAATACCGTGTGACCTGTCAAGACACGAACATGGACGCTCGGTTCCTCCGTCTTGAACCCGCTGAAGAAGTCGATGCACTCCAGATCTCCCATGCACTCGACGATCTGCGGACACTGGACGCCGGTGCGCTGACGATTCAAAACGAGTACACGATCCAGGACATCCGGTTCACGGTACTGACGAACAATCCTATCGATGGCGACACCCACCAGATCGAGGTGAACGTCCCGCTCCGGGCCACGCCGTTCCTCAACCGTCTGCTCACGCACAACCCCGATGAGGCCGCCACCGTCGCAGAGATCTGTCGAGAACAAGATCCAGACGTCGTTGTGACACCGTTCGCCGCGCACGCGAACACGATTCGGGACTGCCTCGGTGATGAGAGCATCCCGGTCCGTCTTCCACACGAACTGACCGGGGACTACCACGAATCGGCCGTAGTAAGTCTCGGTGTGTCCGATCCGGAACGCATCGTGTCCGCGCCTGTCAGCGACATCGAAACACTCTACACCGTCTTGACCGCCGCAAAACACTGCACCATCGTCGGCAACCGGGACACGCTGGAACGGAACTCCGTACTCAAAGCGCTGCTCCCTGTGACCACCGCATAG
- a CDS encoding restriction endonuclease, whose product MRRFTYYGNIDEEDAERLLEHLHNTGHLQDIEPLKYSEYEEIVSAIIKEKLEQQNETNTVKHKHDLQCDFGEKEMDVVLWIEEGDNKIMKIVECKGGDYEKGIDDLACFAFYLEHSDADKGIYVSRSGYQPGAVDIAEKCGIKLLEIRRIEYTADITIETAEYRHRIWVYPSGADSPENLSSIVREHDQRLTLPVLDADGNPTGDTVEDRLTESTSDGGQKPETVFSDGEKVTVDGEDYALKKAESQKRSGDEITTEITGLLAEGIDLVVRDTLSDDFESVPFDDIMDRVTEVETEE is encoded by the coding sequence ATGCGGCGGTTCACATACTATGGTAATATAGACGAAGAAGATGCGGAACGTCTACTCGAACATCTTCACAACACTGGACATCTTCAGGATATAGAGCCTCTTAAGTATTCAGAGTATGAGGAGATCGTGTCAGCTATTATTAAAGAGAAACTTGAACAACAAAATGAAACAAATACTGTGAAACACAAGCACGATCTTCAATGCGACTTCGGTGAGAAGGAAATGGACGTCGTTCTCTGGATCGAAGAGGGCGACAACAAGATTATGAAGATCGTCGAATGTAAAGGCGGAGACTATGAGAAGGGAATTGACGACCTTGCCTGTTTTGCGTTCTATCTTGAACACTCAGACGCGGATAAAGGGATCTATGTATCTCGAAGCGGGTATCAGCCTGGAGCAGTAGACATTGCTGAAAAGTGTGGGATCAAGCTACTCGAGATTCGACGAATCGAGTACACAGCAGACATCACTATTGAAACCGCAGAGTATCGTCACAGGATTTGGGTGTATCCGTCTGGCGCAGATTCCCCGGAGAACCTTTCAAGTATTGTCCGTGAGCATGATCAACGGCTAACACTTCCTGTCTTAGACGCGGATGGGAATCCCACAGGTGATACGGTAGAGGACCGATTAACAGAATCGACTAGTGATGGTGGACAGAAGCCAGAAACAGTGTTTTCGGACGGTGAGAAGGTTACTGTCGATGGAGAAGACTACGCGTTGAAGAAAGCGGAGTCTCAAAAGCGGTCGGGAGACGAGATAACAACGGAGATCACAGGATTGCTCGCTGAGGGGATTGATCTTGTGGTCAGAGATACTCTTTCCGACGATTTCGAGTCCGTCCCATTTGACGATATCATGGATCGGGTGACCGAGGTGGAGACAGAGGAGTGA
- a CDS encoding BREX system ATP-binding domain-containing protein, with amino-acid sequence MSDSFTITDESRDYTMYGLEENPFPYSPVPAEDPIIYCGQDHVVEAVSDTVSTLLGTGKSKHLVVTGKYGNGKSHTLKYARSLVRDRDDVVVGYVAQPGEGFHDIYHEFMYDIGFDQVQEFAYEYLARMARDETERNPVSGRAMQDLIDDGDVLLSDIVPGAVQRLSDVTKFADFARAMVHMVYEDTDLYAWQWLTGEGIRYEQRKTMEIHTALDDDTMAVRAFTSFKNLLQDLGYIGVYVFIDEFESIAQLSAADKQSTLNSIRHLMDQNSSGLSILFACAPEVWQDVMQEYHAFSERIGNEVALRPLTDDQLYDLVESYLETARTDGQAGLDPFTEDALQVVLQRSQGNIRQVLSICSRVLDEAVDDGTHTIEPQLVQDTLETQ; translated from the coding sequence ATGAGTGACAGTTTCACCATCACGGACGAATCGCGCGATTACACCATGTACGGTCTCGAGGAGAATCCATTCCCGTATAGTCCGGTTCCTGCCGAGGATCCGATCATCTACTGTGGACAGGACCACGTTGTGGAGGCGGTGAGTGACACAGTGTCGACGCTGCTCGGCACCGGGAAGTCGAAGCATCTGGTGGTGACAGGAAAGTATGGGAATGGGAAGAGCCATACACTGAAATATGCGCGGTCACTGGTCCGTGACCGCGACGATGTCGTGGTCGGATATGTTGCTCAGCCCGGAGAGGGGTTTCACGACATCTACCACGAGTTCATGTACGATATCGGGTTCGATCAGGTGCAGGAGTTTGCCTACGAGTACCTTGCGCGAATGGCACGGGATGAAACGGAGCGAAACCCGGTGAGCGGCAGGGCGATGCAGGACCTGATCGATGATGGGGATGTCCTGTTGTCCGACATCGTACCAGGGGCGGTTCAGCGGTTGAGTGATGTGACGAAGTTCGCTGATTTTGCTCGGGCGATGGTCCACATGGTGTACGAGGATACGGATCTCTATGCCTGGCAGTGGTTGACGGGGGAAGGTATCCGGTATGAGCAGCGGAAGACGATGGAGATCCATACCGCGCTGGATGATGATACGATGGCTGTCCGGGCGTTTACCTCGTTCAAGAACCTGTTGCAGGATCTGGGGTATATCGGTGTGTACGTGTTTATCGACGAGTTCGAATCCATCGCCCAGTTGTCAGCGGCGGACAAGCAGTCCACGCTGAACAGTATCCGGCACTTGATGGATCAGAATAGTTCTGGCCTGAGTATCTTGTTTGCTTGTGCGCCCGAGGTCTGGCAGGACGTGATGCAGGAGTATCACGCGTTCTCCGAGCGGATCGGGAACGAAGTCGCTCTCAGACCGTTGACCGACGACCAACTCTACGATCTCGTGGAAAGCTACCTTGAGACGGCACGGACCGATGGGCAGGCCGGGCTTGATCCATTCACCGAGGATGCCCTACAGGTCGTCCTTCAGCGGTCGCAGGGCAATATTCGGCAGGTACTGTCTATCTGCAGTCGCGTGCTTGACGAGGCCGTTGATGACGGGACGCACACGATCGAACCGCAACTGGTACAGGATACGTTGGAAACTCAGTAA
- a CDS encoding tRNA-guanine transglycosylase, with protein MLETPHGSVETPVLFPVRNIGKRSSDNTPAYIEAIPDLQTAMVNARAIRQREPQWNRLLDGTTLREEMGVPSDTVVFADSGGYDFQADKVDTTPERTLETQRQIGADILGTVDRPLSRENRDAENQRRISESTEYALAASDRHDGEQLLFASVHGLDSETVRNNINYLEKNGEFDGYALGSLVPVRTDYEKVIRLILAARRTTEKHLHVYGLGGLVYQPLLLYLGVDSFDSTAFIRSAANRNYLIPGFGGQELSHVTDLSYLPCSCPVCRDTPLVELRKDRDALTQHNLWALTMELRRFRYMVAAGEDVETYLDLRFQGNEVTQRAYQAAKQRVRRFA; from the coding sequence ATGCTCGAGACCCCCCACGGGAGCGTGGAGACACCAGTCTTATTCCCGGTCCGGAATATCGGAAAGCGGTCCTCTGACAATACACCGGCGTACATTGAGGCGATCCCAGATCTCCAGACGGCGATGGTGAACGCACGAGCGATCAGGCAACGTGAACCGCAATGGAATCGGCTTCTTGATGGGACGACACTCCGGGAAGAGATGGGTGTCCCCTCAGATACAGTGGTGTTTGCCGACAGTGGGGGATACGACTTTCAGGCCGACAAGGTTGACACTACCCCAGAACGGACACTGGAGACCCAACGCCAGATCGGTGCAGACATCCTGGGAACGGTGGACCGTCCATTGTCACGAGAGAATCGTGATGCGGAAAACCAGCGCCGGATATCCGAGAGTACTGAATACGCCCTTGCTGCGAGTGACCGGCACGATGGGGAACAACTTCTGTTCGCCAGTGTCCACGGACTTGATTCGGAGACAGTCCGGAATAATATCAATTACTTGGAGAAGAACGGAGAGTTTGATGGATATGCCCTCGGGAGTCTTGTTCCGGTCCGAACGGATTACGAGAAGGTTATTCGGTTGATTCTGGCGGCTCGGCGGACAACTGAGAAGCATCTTCACGTGTACGGACTGGGTGGATTAGTGTATCAGCCCTTATTGCTGTACCTCGGTGTCGATAGTTTTGATTCGACTGCGTTCATCCGGAGTGCTGCGAACCGGAACTACTTGATCCCGGGGTTTGGCGGGCAGGAACTGTCTCATGTGACGGATCTCTCGTACCTGCCGTGTTCCTGTCCGGTCTGCCGTGATACGCCGCTGGTGGAACTGCGCAAGGACCGGGACGCACTGACGCAACACAATCTCTGGGCGTTGACGATGGAACTCCGGCGGTTCCGATATATGGTGGCGGCAGGTGAGGACGTGGAGACATATCTGGATCTCCGGTTCCAAGGGAACGAGGTCACACAGCGGGCGTACCAAGCCGCGAAACAGCGGGTCAGGAGGTTTGCATGA
- a CDS encoding winged helix-turn-helix transcriptional regulator has translation MLDDVREIVCPKWSIEILGFLAKNSPQNYSDIAEEFDTSSDIIVNRLQQLVDTGLLERDERSVKDVQYSITEDGEELIKILEDADNLLDDQ, from the coding sequence ATGCTCGACGACGTTCGGGAAATCGTCTGTCCGAAATGGTCGATCGAAATCCTTGGGTTCCTCGCTAAAAACAGTCCGCAGAACTACAGCGACATTGCCGAAGAGTTCGACACATCGAGCGATATCATCGTTAACCGGCTTCAACAATTAGTTGATACCGGGCTTCTGGAACGTGACGAGCGAAGTGTAAAAGACGTCCAGTACTCAATCACAGAAGACGGGGAAGAACTCATAAAGATTCTCGAAGATGCCGACAACCTTCTCGACGATCAGTAG